A single genomic interval of Bradyrhizobium japonicum USDA 6 harbors:
- a CDS encoding amino acid ABC transporter substrate-binding protein encodes MRTFRGGLLIGLAVAVLVAVLAIIYEFYDTRTLKRTVRRGEVLCGVNKGLPGFSIPDDKGNWTGFDVDFCRAVASAIFNDPSKAKFVALDANERFKELQSRKVDILSRNSTWSMARELDYDLYFPAVAYYDGAGFMLPRSRNKETSLDLTGSKVCVQSGTTTALNVADYFRANNMKYEEMKFDKLDEVVKAYDTGKCDTLSADVSQLYALRLNLSKPGDNMILPDMISKEPLAPVVRQRDDDWMMIVKWTLYAMINAEELGVSSENIDEALKSKKPEVMRLVGTEGNYGEQLGLTKDWVVRIIRHVGNYGEMYERNIGEKSKLKIPRGMNQLWNAGGVQYAPPMR; translated from the coding sequence ATGCGCACATTTCGAGGCGGCCTGCTGATCGGGCTCGCAGTCGCCGTGCTGGTCGCCGTCCTGGCCATCATCTATGAATTCTACGATACCCGCACGCTGAAGCGCACCGTGCGCCGCGGCGAGGTGCTGTGCGGCGTCAACAAGGGCCTGCCGGGCTTCTCGATCCCCGACGACAAGGGCAACTGGACCGGCTTCGACGTCGATTTCTGCCGTGCGGTGGCCTCCGCGATCTTCAACGATCCGAGCAAGGCGAAGTTCGTCGCGCTCGACGCCAACGAGCGCTTCAAGGAATTGCAGAGCCGGAAAGTCGACATTCTCTCGCGCAACTCGACCTGGAGCATGGCGCGCGAGCTCGACTACGACCTCTACTTCCCGGCGGTCGCCTATTACGACGGCGCAGGCTTCATGCTGCCGCGTTCGCGCAACAAGGAGACGTCGCTGGACCTGACCGGCAGCAAGGTCTGCGTGCAGTCCGGGACCACGACGGCGCTCAACGTCGCCGATTACTTCCGCGCCAACAACATGAAGTATGAAGAGATGAAGTTCGACAAGCTGGACGAGGTCGTGAAGGCCTATGACACCGGCAAGTGCGACACGCTCTCCGCCGACGTCTCCCAGCTCTATGCGCTCAGGCTGAACCTCTCCAAGCCCGGCGACAACATGATCCTGCCGGACATGATCTCCAAGGAGCCGCTCGCGCCCGTGGTGCGCCAGCGCGACGACGACTGGATGATGATCGTGAAGTGGACGCTCTACGCGATGATCAACGCCGAGGAGCTCGGCGTGAGCTCGGAGAACATCGACGAGGCGCTGAAGTCGAAGAAGCCGGAAGTGATGCGCCTGGTCGGCACCGAGGGCAATTATGGCGAGCAGCTCGGCCTCACCAAGGACTGGGTCGTCCGGATCATCCGTCACGTCGGCAATTACGGCGAGATGTACGAACGCAACATCGGCGAGAAGTCCAAGCTGAAGATCCCGCGCGGCATGAACCAGCTGTGGAATGCCGGCGGCGTGCAGTACGCGCCGCCGATGCGGTAG